A stretch of the Lactuca sativa cultivar Salinas chromosome 9, Lsat_Salinas_v11, whole genome shotgun sequence genome encodes the following:
- the LOC111878671 gene encoding heat shock 70 kDa protein 1 has protein sequence MTITNDKGRPSKDKIEKMVQEAGKYESRDEEPKKKLEVKNALENYTYNMRNTTKDEKLGEKLTLVDKKIEDAIDEVIVWLYTNQLAEGDEFKDKMKELFPILKLLG, from the coding sequence ATGACAATTACTAATGACAAGGGGAGACCTTCAAAGGATAAGATTGAGAAGATGGTTCAGGAAGCTGGGAAGTATGAGTCTAGAGATGAGGAGCCCAAGAAGAAGTTGGAGGTGAAGAATGCTTTAGAGAATTATACGTATAACATGAGGAACACAACGAAAGATGAGAAGCTTGGTGAGAAGTTGACTCTGGTTGATAAGAAGATTGAGGATGCGATTGATGAGGTGATTGTGTGGTTATATACAAATCAGTTGGCTGAGGGGGATGAGTTTAAGGATAAGATGAAGGAGCTTTTTCCCATTTTGAAACTTTTAGGTTAG